ACGGCTTCCTCATCGGCAGGGGCGAGGAGCTTGAACTCGATCGCCTTGCCGCCGGGGCCGATGTTCTCGGTGCCGAACACCAGCTTGTCGATTCCCGGAAACTCGCCGGCCGCCTTCCGCCACTCGCTGATGAATTGCTCGCTGGTGACGTCGCGCAGCTCCGCCTCGACGAGCTCGACGTTCACTCCGGCGACGTGGCTTCCACCGGCACGGGCGTCGGGGCCCACCTCGCCCATCGCCACCACCTGCCCGACGGTGGTGTTGACCAGTTCGACGATCGACGACCCCGGCGGCGAGAATTTCCTGGCCGTCGCGAACGCGGCGCGCTCGAGCCGATCGGCCGCCTCCTCGGTGACGCTCGCGGGAGTGCCGTCGGGAAAACCGATCTGCGCCCGGAGCCGGTTGGCGTCGATCTTCGGAAACAATTGGAACGGCGTGATCCCGCTGCGCACGATTCCCACCGCCGTCAGCAACAGCCCCACGGCGGTGGCCAGAACCGCGAGGCGGTTGTCCAGGGCGACGTCGAGAAACGGAGCGTAGAGGTTTCTCACGAACCATTTCAGCCCGCGGTCGCACGAGCGCTGCAGCCACGAGACGGCCGGGAGGAGGAGCTTGAGCGGATAGAGCACGACACCGAGGATCCGGAACACGAGGTTGTCCTCGTGTGCCAGGTGGCCCGGTAGCACAAGCACCGACTCGGCGAGTGACATCAGCAGTGCCGTGATGAACGCGAACGGCATCACGGCGATGAACTTCCCCATCACGCCGGCGACGAAGCACAGCGGCAGGAACGTGATCACGGTGGTGAGCACGCTGGAGATCACGCTCGGGATCACCTCGACCGTGCCGTCGATGGCCGCCGTCGTCAGGCTTTTCCCCATCCGCCGGTGGCGGTCGATGTTGTCGCTGACCACGACGGCGTCGTCGACGACGATACCGATCGCCATCAGAAAGGCGAACATCGACAGCATGTTGAGCGTCTGGTCGGTCGTGTACATCAGCATCCCGGTCCCGAGCATCGAGAACGGGATCCCCATCGCCACCCAGAAGGCGATCTTGAGGTCGAGGAACAGCGCCAGCATCACGAACACGATCAGGAGCCCCTGGCAGCCGTTCTCGATCAGCATCCGCAGGCGGTCGCGGACGTCGACCGACTGGTCGGACCAGACGGCCAGCTCGTATTCCGCGGGCAGCTTCGCCTGCGCCGCGTATTCCTTCACCGACGTGACCATGGCGAGGAGGTCCTCGCCGCTGCTGCGGTCGATCGAGATCACCATCCCGGGCCGGCCGTTGATCCGGCTGGAGATCGCCACGTCGGCGAACTCGTCGCGCACCGTCCCCAGGTCGCCGACGGACAGCACGAGCCCGTCGGGAAGCGTCACGAGGGGCAGTTTCGCGATCTCCTCGCCGACGTAGCGCTTGTTCTTGCCGCGCAGCAGGATCTCGCCACTCCCACCGCGGATCGTGCCGGCGGGCAGCTCGACATTCTGCCGGCGGACGATCTCGGCCACCTTCTGGAGCGACAGCCCGTGTTTCCGCAGCGTGTCCTCCGAGATCTCGATGTCGATCTGGTAGTCCTTGGCACCGAGCAAATTCGCGGCCGACACCGCCGGCAGCCCGAGGAGATCGTCGCGCACGCTCTCGGCGACGTCGCGCAACTCCCCCTCCGAGACGGCCACACCGTCGCCCGCGGGCGCGAGCACCCCGAGCTTGATCGCCGGAGTGCGCAGCGTCACCTGCTCGATCTTCGGATCCTCCGCGAGCTCGGGCATGCTCGGGATCCGCTCGACCTCGGAGCGGATCTCACCGAGCACCTTCTGGACGTCGCGCACCGAATCCTGGAGCTCGAAGACGCAGTACCCCATCCCCTCCTGGGCGACGCTCGTGATCTTCTTGATACCCGTGACACTGCGGCACGACTCCTCGATCTTCTGGCAGATGCCCTCCTCGACCTCGTCGGGAGAGGCGCCCGGATAGGGGACGGTGACGAGGACGATCTCCAGATCGAACTCCGGAAACACCTCGCGCCGCATCGACGCGAAGCTCCACGCGCCGACCAGAAGCACGGCGATGACCAGCGTGTTCATCGCCGGCATGTTGCGCACGGT
The sequence above is a segment of the Planctomycetota bacterium genome. Coding sequences within it:
- a CDS encoding efflux RND transporter permease subunit, encoding MRSIVTWTVRNMPAMNTLVIAVLLVGAWSFASMRREVFPEFDLEIVLVTVPYPGASPDEVEEGICQKIEESCRSVTGIKKITSVAQEGMGYCVFELQDSVRDVQKVLGEIRSEVERIPSMPELAEDPKIEQVTLRTPAIKLGVLAPAGDGVAVSEGELRDVAESVRDDLLGLPAVSAANLLGAKDYQIDIEISEDTLRKHGLSLQKVAEIVRRQNVELPAGTIRGGSGEILLRGKNKRYVGEEIAKLPLVTLPDGLVLSVGDLGTVRDEFADVAISSRINGRPGMVISIDRSSGEDLLAMVTSVKEYAAQAKLPAEYELAVWSDQSVDVRDRLRMLIENGCQGLLIVFVMLALFLDLKIAFWVAMGIPFSMLGTGMLMYTTDQTLNMLSMFAFLMAIGIVVDDAVVVSDNIDRHRRMGKSLTTAAIDGTVEVIPSVISSVLTTVITFLPLCFVAGVMGKFIAVMPFAFITALLMSLAESVLVLPGHLAHEDNLVFRILGVVLYPLKLLLPAVSWLQRSCDRGLKWFVRNLYAPFLDVALDNRLAVLATAVGLLLTAVGIVRSGITPFQLFPKIDANRLRAQIGFPDGTPASVTEEAADRLERAAFATARKFSPPGSSIVELVNTTVGQVVAMGEVGPDARAGGSHVAGVNVELVEAELRDVTSEQFISEWRKAAGEFPGIDKLVFGTENIGPGGKAIEFKLLAPADEEAVRQLEAAVERCKDWLARYPGVIDIDDDSRPGKWEYQLRVKPRAEAMGVSLADLAATIRSSYYGEEVMRLQRGRHEVKLMVRYPRDERRSLATLDEVRVTGPDGTQRPVSELADVAIVRGYNEINRLGQKRSISVIADIDVAQSTLTSSQITGDMQRRLMPDLLKEFPLVRVRWEGEQEQTQESLDSLFVGFVVALFAMFVLLTMEFKSYFQPLLIIAIIPFGCAGAVFGHALMGMPLTLFSMFGLVALSGVVVNDSIVLIDFINARVREGKPLRQALREAGCVRFRPVFLTSITTIGGLLPLLFETSFQAQFLIPMATALAFGLATTTLLVLILVPVMYSFFGTSAREDHEEEYLGGATTASTVDPDEAEQEWLPDHLREPAVR